The genomic region CGCCACGCGCAGCGAGTAGCGACGGCTGTCGGGGATCCGATGGACCTCGTGCGAGCGGACGAAGCCCGATCCCGTCCAGGCCGACGGGAACAACACCTCGACATCACCTGTCGTGGTGTAGCTCAGGATGGTGACGTAGCAGGGACGGTCGACACGGAAGTACACGGCGATGCGGTCTCCGGGCTCGTAGGTCGCCCACTCGCCGCGGTCGACCCACACCCTGATCCTCGGAGCGTCCGACTGATCCCAGTCCCTCCAGTCGCGGGCGTCCGGCCACCAGGGTTCCGGCGTGGGAACGATCCTCTGTGCGGCGGGAGCGCCCTCGACCCTCTCGGGCTGGGCGCTCCCTGAGTCCTCCTCCACCACGGTCGCACCGGCGGCGACCGCGACGGCGGAGGCAAGCGCGACGGCAGTCAGCGTCGGCAGCTTCCACATCGATAGCAAACGTCCCATCGTCTTCCACCTCCCTTGCGAGCGCGCGGACTCGAGTCTTCCGTCTGCCGTTCTCCGTCCGCACCGTTGCAACGCGATGCCGTTAGACGGGAGCGATGCGTGCTCATTCAACGCGCGCGGGCCGGGCTCCTCGAGCCCGGCCCGACGCCGACGCGTCTGCTGATCCCCGGCGCGCGTCGCGCCGGCTCTCACCGCGACCGATCAGGTGCGCGCGGTGAGAGCCAGGATGAGCACGCCTCCCGCGATCGGCGGACCGCCGAGCAACACGGTCCCGCCGTTCTCGAGGCGGATCCTCGTGCGGAGCACGACCTCGGCCTCGGGGTGTCCGCGACCCGGCGCCGGCCCACCTCGGGCCTGCTCGCCCTCGCGAAGCAGGCTGATCGTCATCTCGATCCTGCCCTCGCTGTCTTGCTTGGGCGGCTCGGGCTGCACCTCGAGCGAGAAGCGCTCAGGCAGCTGAATGGCGGCGGTCCCGCCGAACCGCGCCCGGACCTCCGACCTGCCGAGGAACGAGTATCTCGTGTACGCGAAGAGCGAGCGGAGATTCTTGGCGAACTGGGAGAGCCGCGGGTCCACGACGGGCGCGGACGAGGGCCCACCCGCTGCGACCGCCGACGCCGCCGAGATCGACGTCACGCCGATGAGCACCTCGTCCCTCGCCGTGACCGGGAGCGGGGCAAGCGCGAGCAGCGCGAGAACAGCAGGCAGGATGATCGCGGTCTTCGTCATGGCCTCCGCGCTCACTGGCGAGCGCTCCCTGCTCCGGGCTCCTCCGAAAACACCCAGATGACCGTCATCCTGGGGTCCTCGGAGGTGAAGAACATGGGCGTGGAACCCGCGGCGTACGTCTCGATGCTGTCGACGATGCACTCGTTGCCGCCGCCCCAGCGACCGAACGACAGGAGCCCCCGTTGCCCCACGGCGGCCACCGCAATGACGAGGGCCGCGCAGGCGACGGCGAACGCGAAGGCAGGTCGCCGCACGGCCGGCTCCGGCGGCCTGAGCTCCCGAGGCCGCGTCGCGCGCCTGGCCTCCCGATCGACGCCGTCCAGGGCCTGCGAGAGACCGCGGCGGAACGCGTTCCACCGCTCCGGCGTCGCCGCCGGCACGCCGACCCTGCTCAGGATTCTACCAGACGCGCGGATCGAGTCAAGCTCACGGGCGCAGCGGGCGCAGCGGGCGACATGCCGTTCGACGGAGCGCGCGCGTCGCTCGCCGAGCTCTCCGTCCGCGTACGCCGTGAGCCATCTGCTGAAGCGATAGCAACCGATCATGCGTCCCTGTCCTTCTCTGCGCCGGCATCCAGTCCGTTCTCCACGTACGGCTTGAGCATCGTCCGCAGCTTCTTCCTCGCGTAGTGGAGGCGAGACATCACCGTACCGATCGAGCACCCGACAACGTCCGCGATCTCCTTGTACGACAACCCCCTGATCTCGTACAGCACGAACACGGACTTGTGATACGACGGCAACGCGTCGACGGCGCGCTGGATCTGCTCACCCAGCTCGGACGAGAGTGCCAGGCCGTCCGGGCCCACGGCGCGGTGGGCCGTGGCCGGTTCGCTGTCCGCGTAGTCTGCGACCTCCTCCGGCACCGTGTGCGGCTCGATGGAACGTGAGCGGCGACGCGTGTGATCGATGCAGGTGTTGATGGCGATCCTGTAGAGCCAGGTCGAGAAGCTCGACCGCCCCTTGAAGGTCTTGATCCCACGGTATGCGCGAACGAACACGTCCTGCGACAGGTCCATGGCGAGGTCGGGGTCTCTTGCGAAACGATAGGCGACGGCGTACACCAGCTCCTTGTAGTGATCCACCAGCAGGTCGAACGCCCCGCGGTCACCCGCCTGGCTCGCTCGCACGAGCTCCGCGTCTCGCTCCTTGGAATCGGGCTCAGGCATGGCGCCCGGTGAACTCCTTGGACGGCGAAGGCCGGAGGGTATTCGCCCCGCATCCGTGCCCGTGGGAAGGGGACCGGACGGCTACGAAGGTCCCCCCCGCGCTCACAGGCGAATCTCGCCGAACTCCCGCAGCTTCCCGGTGACGAGCGCCTGGATCTCCCTGAGGCGGGACTCAGTCCGGGCCTCGAAGCGCATGACGATGACGGGCTGCGTGTTCGACGCCCGGACGAGCCCCCAGCCGTCGCCGAACTGGATGCGCACGCCGTCCACGTCGATGACGTCGTGATGGGACCTGAAGTACTCCACGGCCTTCCGCACGATCTCGAACTTCGTCGCGTCGTCCTTCGTCTCGCCGCGGATCTCGGGCGTGGAGTGGTACCGTGGGATGGTCGCCACGAGCTCGGAGAGCGGCGCGGCGGCCCGCGACAACATCTGGAGGATCCTGCAGGAAGCGTAGATCGCGTCGTCGAACGGGTAGTAGCCGTCGGCGAGCACCATGTGCCCGCTCATCTCGCCGCCGATGGGCGCGCCGGTCTCCTTGATCTTCCGCTTGAGCAGCGAGTGCCCCGTCTTCCACATCAGCGGCTTCCCGCCGTGTGCCTCGATGTCCTCGATGAGCGCCTGCGAGCACTTGACGTCGAAGACGATCTCGGCGGGGCCCGCCGCGAGCACCTCCCGCGCGAGGAGGGCCAGGACCTTGTCGGCGAAGACCATCTCGCCCTTCTCGTCGATCGTGCCCACGCGGTCCGCGTCGCCGTCGTACCCGATGCCCACGTCCGCCTTGTGCCGCACCACGGCCGCGATGAGGTCCTTCACGTACTCCGGGACGGTCGGGTCCGGATGGTGGTTGGGGAAGTCGCCGTCGGGCTCGCAATAGAGCGGCACGACCTCGCATCCGAGGCTCTTGATGAGATCGCAGGCGACGAGGCCCGCGCAGCCGTTTCCCGCGTCGACGACGACCTTGAGCGGCCGGGCGAGCGAGATCCTGGAGCGGATCGCGTCCTTGTACGCGTCGAGAAGGGCGGTCTCCGTGCGGGTTCCGCGGCCGCTCTCGAAGTCGCCGCGCTGGGCGATCTGCCAGAGCTCCTGGATCTCCGCCCCGTACATCGAGTCCGTCCCCGCGTTCAGCTTAAGCCCGTTCATGTCGGGCGGGTTGTGACTGCCTGTGATCATCACGCCGCCGTCCACCGCGCGCTCGTGCAGCCCGAAGTAGAAGGCAGGCGTCGGCACGACCCCTGCGTCCACGACGTTGATGCCCGTCGAGAGCAGCCCCTCGGTGAGCGCGCGGCGGAACCGCTCGGTCGAGTGGCGCACGTCTCCCCCGACGAGGGCCGCCCGACCGCCGCGCCGCCTGAGATGGGTTCCGAACGCCCTGCCGACGTTCCGAACGACATCCTCGGTCAGATCGCGGTCGACGACGCCCCTGATGTCGTACTCACGGAAGATGTGCCGCTCCATCGCGTCTCCCTGCTGCGCGTTGCGCGTCCGTGGGTAGGTCGAACCGATCAGATGAGGATCACGCCGATCCTGGACCTGACCTCGTCCATCGTGGCTCTTGCGACTGCGCGGGCCCGTTCGGAGCCGTCGCGCAGGACCGCGCGGATGTCGTCAGGGGCGCGAAGCAGCGCGTCACGCTTCTCGCGGATGGGCCCGACGAGCTCCTGAACGTGCGTGATGACGATGCGCTTGCAGTCGAGGCATCCGATGGAAGCGGTCCGACAGCCCTTCGCGCACGCCTCGACCTCATCCGGCGTGGACAGGATCCTGTGGTAGCTCATGATGTTGCAGACGTCGGGGTTGCCGACGTCGGTTCGGCGGATCCGCGCCGGGTCCGTGGGAGCCGTGGACAGCTTCTTCGCGATGACGTCGTCCGGATCGTCGAGATATAGGCAGTTGTCCAGGCTCTTGCTCATCTTGCTCGCGCCGTCCAGCCCCTGCACGCGGGCGCCTTCACCGAGAACCTCCTTCGGCTCGGGGAAGGTCTCGCCGAAGACCGCATTGAACCGGCGCGCCACCTCCCGCGCGAACTCAAGGTGCGGCACCTGGTCGTCGCCGACCGGGACGATCTCCGACTTGTATAGGAGGATGTCCGCCGCCATGAGCACGGGGTAGGCGAAGAGCCCCATGTTCACGTTGTCCGGGTTCTGCCTGACCTTCTCCTTGAACGTCGGTACGCGCGCAAGCCTCCCCATGGGCGTCACGCAGTCGAGGACCCAGGCGAGCTCCGTGTGTTCCTTCACCTGCGACTGCACCATGAGGATGCTCTTCGAAGGGTCGAGCCCCGCGGCGAGGTAGCTCGCAGCGGCATCGAGAACGCGGCCCGGCAGCTCCTGCGGAGCGTACCGCACCGTCATCGCGTGGTAGTCCACGATCCCGAACACGGGCTCATACTGCTCCTGGAGCCGTATCCACTGCGAGATCGCGCCGAGGTAGTTGCCGATGTGAAGCCGCCCGCTGGGCTGGATGCCGCTGAAGAAGTGCTTCTTCATCTGGGTTCAGATCTCCCTGTGCTCCAGGTCCTCGTCGTGCGCGCGAGCCTGCCGTCCGCCTCCGCGGGCGCTCAACCAGTCGGGCGCGTCAGCGCGATCCCGCCTCGATTGCCGCCAGTCTCTTCCGTGCTTCGTCGGAGACCGGGTTCGCGCGAAGGGCGCGCTCGTAGTCGGCGACGGCCGCCGCCCTGTCGCCCGCCGCCTCGTGGTATCTGCCGGAAGCGAGGTGCAGCGCCTCGAGCGCCTGCGGCTGGTTGCCTGTCTTCGCAACGAGAAGGCGCGCCGCAGCGATGCCCGTCCGGGCCTCATCGAGCCGCCGAAGCCCGACGAGCGCCATGGCCCGAGTGGCGTGGCCGATGGGGTCGTCCTTCTTCATCGAGACGTATGCGTCGAGGTGCCTGAGGGCCGCCGTGTGCGCGTTGGCTCGAAGGTAGAGCTGGCCGAGCCAGAGCCGGAGCCCGGCGTTCTTGGGGTCGAGTCGAGCCGCCGCGTCGAGCGCCTCGAGCCCCGCCGTCAGCCGCCCCGACCGCACGAGCGCCTCGCCGTACGCGTAGCGGTACGACGCTTGGCGCGGCGCGAGGAACGCCGCGGCCCCGTACTCGTTCACCGCCGTCGCCCAGTCGTTGGCGGCCTTCGCCGCGTTCCCGCGCTCGAAGTGCGCACGGGCCCTGTCGGCGCTCTCGATCACGGGAAGGACGCCGTCCGCGTCCACCAGGATCCTGAGCGGCTCGCTCTCGGCGACGAAGTCGAAGGGCTGCTCGGACGACTCGATCGCGACGACCTCGTCGTACGACCACAGACCCAGGTCAACGGTCAGCGGCACCGGCGTCCGGTAGATCTCCCCGTCCTGCCTGATCGTGCCCTGCACGCGGTACCGCCGCCCCCTCACGTGGGAAACCGTGTAGTCCAGCACGTACGTGGGAAGGTCGCCGCGGTAGACCCATTCGTAGAAGAACCAGTTGAGGTCCTGCTCGGTGGCCTCTTCGAAGGCCGCGACGAGGTCGCGGAATCCCGCCGTCCGGCCCCGGTGCCGCTCGGCGAACACCCGAAGCGCGCGGCAGTACGCGTCGCGCCCGATCAGGCGCTCGAGCATGTCAAAGAGCGCCGCCCCCTTGCCACGGCAGATGCGCCGGTCATCGCACGGGGACTCGCCGAGGCACGCGCTGAGCGGTGCCGAGCCGCCGGCCTCCGAGAGGGCCCGCGCGTACTGCGCGCGGCGGAACTCCCGCCGGCGGAGCGCCTCCTCGTCGCCTCCGGTGGCTTCGAGCCAGTCCACCTCGGCCGCCGCGGACAGCCCCTCCGCGACCAGCGCGCCCGCGTCCATCGAGCACGCCCACCAGCTCCTCGCGAGCTCCAGCGAACATCTCGTGAGCGCGGACGAGCCGCTGGTCAGTCCAAGACCGTCCACGTCCTGAACGACGATGAGCCCCGCTCCCGAGGCCGCGGACTCGAACCCCTCGAGGTTCGGAGGCAGCAGGAGGACGTTGAGCCACCTGAACGGATAGCCGCCGTAGCATGCCTCGAGATACCCGACGAGCCCCTTGAGCTCGCCCGCGGGGCCGGGCGGGACGTCGGGCTTCCATCCCCCGGTGAGGGTGTCGCCGGGCGCGGGAACGTACCAGTGGTATCCGAGGAACACGTTCCCCCAGACTCCGAACGAGTTCCCGATCCGGCCGACGGCCGCGGATGCCGCGGCGAGCGGCTCCGCCGACTCCCAGATGTCGCCCGCGCTGCAGCGCCCGTCCGAGGACGGCATCGCCATGCCGACGAGCATGCCCGTGCACACGCTGGAGTACTCGTCCGGGTATCGCAGCACGATCCGCATGGTGGCCGGATCGTGCGCCTCGCTCATCGGATACCAGGCCGACTCGCCGCCCAGGTACAGCAGCCCGGGATTGGCGAGGATGCCGCCCCCCGCGGCGACCGTGCCCTGGTAGCGAAGGACCACCCTCACCGGCCCCTCCGGCACGCCGCGCAGCAGCACGCTGATCGTCCTGCCGTCCCGGACGAAGGCGAGCGCCGCGCCGGACGCCGCCCGCACGGTCGTGACGGCGAGCCCCTCGTTCAGCACGAGCGTGAGGCGGTCCGCGCCCGCGCGCATGGTGATCGCGCACTCGCCGGACACGCGGCGTCTGGGAGGATCCACGCACACGTCGAGCTCGTAGCGCTCGACGTCCTGGCGCGCGAGGATCTCGGCCGTCCCGGCCGTTCTGGCGTCGTCCTTCCGGAACAACTCCCGGACGGCCCGCCCCGCGTGGTCGGACATCGCGGAGATGACGGGCTGCTGCGCGAACGCGCAGGCCGCGCAGGCGAGGACGAACATCAGAGCGTGGAGAATCCGCACACCTTCCTCCGGAGAGAGCGCCGCGGGCGGGCCCCGTGGCCGTCGCGGGCGGCCATGATAGCACGCCGCCCGCGCGGCGGCAAGGCGGCCCCCGCTCCCGGCGGCTCCTTGACTGCGGCCCGGCGCAGCGCTAAGATGGCCGGTGGCCTCAGGGAAAGGAGCCGCGCCACATGCCCCCGGTCTACAGCGACAAGGTGCTCGATCACTTCAGGAACCCGCGGAACGTGGGCGAGCTCGAGCATCCTGACGGCGTGGGGGTCGAGGGCAATCCCGTGTGCGGCGACCTCATGGAGATCCAGATCCAGGTCGAGAACGACCGCATCAAGGACATCCGGTTCCGCACCTTCGGATGCGGCTCGGCGATCGCAAC from Candidatus Effluviviaceae Genus I sp. harbors:
- a CDS encoding tetratricopeptide repeat protein, which translates into the protein MRILHALMFVLACAACAFAQQPVISAMSDHAGRAVRELFRKDDARTAGTAEILARQDVERYELDVCVDPPRRRVSGECAITMRAGADRLTLVLNEGLAVTTVRAASGAALAFVRDGRTISVLLRGVPEGPVRVVLRYQGTVAAGGGILANPGLLYLGGESAWYPMSEAHDPATMRIVLRYPDEYSSVCTGMLVGMAMPSSDGRCSAGDIWESAEPLAAASAAVGRIGNSFGVWGNVFLGYHWYVPAPGDTLTGGWKPDVPPGPAGELKGLVGYLEACYGGYPFRWLNVLLLPPNLEGFESAASGAGLIVVQDVDGLGLTSGSSALTRCSLELARSWWACSMDAGALVAEGLSAAAEVDWLEATGGDEEALRRREFRRAQYARALSEAGGSAPLSACLGESPCDDRRICRGKGAALFDMLERLIGRDAYCRALRVFAERHRGRTAGFRDLVAAFEEATEQDLNWFFYEWVYRGDLPTYVLDYTVSHVRGRRYRVQGTIRQDGEIYRTPVPLTVDLGLWSYDEVVAIESSEQPFDFVAESEPLRILVDADGVLPVIESADRARAHFERGNAAKAANDWATAVNEYGAAAFLAPRQASYRYAYGEALVRSGRLTAGLEALDAAARLDPKNAGLRLWLGQLYLRANAHTAALRHLDAYVSMKKDDPIGHATRAMALVGLRRLDEARTGIAAARLLVAKTGNQPQALEALHLASGRYHEAAGDRAAAVADYERALRANPVSDEARKRLAAIEAGSR
- the nifU gene encoding Fe-S cluster assembly scaffold protein NifU, translated to MPPVYSDKVLDHFRNPRNVGELEHPDGVGVEGNPVCGDLMEIQIQVENDRIKDIRFRTFGCGSAIATSSMVTELAKGKTLDEAMTITRETVATELDGLPPQKMHCSNLAADALHKAIEDYRKKHGGAPGSGQA
- a CDS encoding zf-HC2 domain-containing protein produces the protein MIGCYRFSRWLTAYADGELGERRARSVERHVARCARCARELDSIRASGRILSRVGVPAATPERWNAFRRGLSQALDGVDREARRATRPRELRPPEPAVRRPAFAFAVACAALVIAVAAVGQRGLLSFGRWGGGNECIVDSIETYAAGSTPMFFTSEDPRMTVIWVFSEEPGAGSARQ
- a CDS encoding sigma-70 family RNA polymerase sigma factor; this encodes MPEPDSKERDAELVRASQAGDRGAFDLLVDHYKELVYAVAYRFARDPDLAMDLSQDVFVRAYRGIKTFKGRSSFSTWLYRIAINTCIDHTRRRSRSIEPHTVPEEVADYADSEPATAHRAVGPDGLALSSELGEQIQRAVDALPSYHKSVFVLYEIRGLSYKEIADVVGCSIGTVMSRLHYARKKLRTMLKPYVENGLDAGAEKDRDA
- a CDS encoding phosphomannomutase/phosphoglucomutase; the protein is MERHIFREYDIRGVVDRDLTEDVVRNVGRAFGTHLRRRGGRAALVGGDVRHSTERFRRALTEGLLSTGINVVDAGVVPTPAFYFGLHERAVDGGVMITGSHNPPDMNGLKLNAGTDSMYGAEIQELWQIAQRGDFESGRGTRTETALLDAYKDAIRSRISLARPLKVVVDAGNGCAGLVACDLIKSLGCEVVPLYCEPDGDFPNHHPDPTVPEYVKDLIAAVVRHKADVGIGYDGDADRVGTIDEKGEMVFADKVLALLAREVLAAGPAEIVFDVKCSQALIEDIEAHGGKPLMWKTGHSLLKRKIKETGAPIGGEMSGHMVLADGYYPFDDAIYASCRILQMLSRAAAPLSELVATIPRYHSTPEIRGETKDDATKFEIVRKAVEYFRSHHDVIDVDGVRIQFGDGWGLVRASNTQPVIVMRFEARTESRLREIQALVTGKLREFGEIRL
- the trpS gene encoding tryptophan--tRNA ligase, with translation MKKHFFSGIQPSGRLHIGNYLGAISQWIRLQEQYEPVFGIVDYHAMTVRYAPQELPGRVLDAAASYLAAGLDPSKSILMVQSQVKEHTELAWVLDCVTPMGRLARVPTFKEKVRQNPDNVNMGLFAYPVLMAADILLYKSEIVPVGDDQVPHLEFAREVARRFNAVFGETFPEPKEVLGEGARVQGLDGASKMSKSLDNCLYLDDPDDVIAKKLSTAPTDPARIRRTDVGNPDVCNIMSYHRILSTPDEVEACAKGCRTASIGCLDCKRIVITHVQELVGPIREKRDALLRAPDDIRAVLRDGSERARAVARATMDEVRSRIGVILI